From the Pediococcus acidilactici genome, the window ACATGGACCGAATTTTGCTGAATTGGCAGCAGCGAAACCTCACGACTGCGGCTCAGGTAGAAAACAGTTTAAAGCAGCGGCCCCATGGTGAAACGGAGAAGCATGCGCAAAATGACAAAACGCACGGTTCCAACATATACATCCCGCTAATCAAGCTTACGGAGCACAAAGAAAATAACTAAAAGCATAATAAAAAGACCTCCTAAAAAGGAGGTCTTTTTATTACGGTTAATTGTTAGAACTAGCGGCCGTGGTCTCAGCAGAAGGGGTTGCTGAAGAGCTAACTCCTGCACTGCTAGATGGTTCACTGCTACTGAACGAACTGCTTGACGATGAAGAAGCTACGCTAGAGGAATTATCATCTTCATTTTTGCTTTCATCTTGATTGTCCTGATCATCATCCTTATCAGAAGAAGAGGACTTGCTAGAATGACTAGAGCTTGAAGAGCTGCTGAAGATTGATGAGTAAGAACGTTTGTTATTCTTGGCGTAATCATCGCTCTTTCCAGAGTCGTCATAATCTTCACCAATTTGGTAGTACTCATTTTCACCTTTCTTACCAACCGAAGATGGCATGCTCCAATCGGCGTTAGATGAAAATTGAGACATGTAATAGATCATGTACTTCCACAGGTACTGTGCCAAGTTGGTTTGCTCTTGGGTTAGATACCCAGTAGTGGAGTTAGGATGATCAAATCCGGTCCAAACTGAAAGGGAGTAATCCTTAGTATAACCAGTCATCCAAGAGTCACTTGAAGCATTGCTTGGAATATCGTATGCTTCAGTAGCTTTTTTCGAGTAGGCAACGGTCCCAGTTTTACTTGCCATGTTAATACCTGGAAGGTTAGCTGCTCGACCAGAACCATTACTGTCAGTAGTAACCCCCTTAAGAATTGAAGTCATCAAGAAGGCGGTCGCTTTTGACATTGCCCGGCTACCCTTAGACTTGTACTTGTAAATCTTACCGTCGTTAGTAACTACTTTATGGATGTAAGTTGGCTTATGGTAAATCCCACCGTTAGCAAATGCAGCATACGCGGCTGCTTCTTGGAGGGTAGAAACGTATAGGCCAATCCCGTTACTTAGGGTGTAACCATCCTTATTGGTGATTCCAAGTCCCTCTAGGAAGTCGCTTGCCTTAGAAATTCCTACGTCTTGTAAAGTCCGAATGGCAGGAACGTTTCGGGATTGGATTAATGCATCCCGGACGGTCATGGTTCCCTTAAACTGGTGGTCAAAGTCGTAAAGTTTGGTGTTCGTTCCCGGATAGGTAAACGGAATATCCTTAACTTTTCGGTAGGTTGGCCACTTCAAGTATTCAAACGCCGGACCGTAATCCATCAACGGCTTAGCAGTGGAACCCGAACTACGGTCAGTTTGAACAGCCCGGTTTAAACCATAGGTGACGTCACCAGTTTTGCGACCACCGAGCATTGCGACGATTTTCCCGGTTTTGTTATCAACCATAGTGGCACCGACCTGAATCTCGTCGTCATTAAAGTTAACGGTCTGGTCATCATTTGCCAATTCATACAGTTTCTTCTGGGCGGCGTAGTCCATATTGGTATAAACTTTTAAACCGCCCTTGGTTGTGTCAAAACCTTTATCCTTAAGATCGGTTAATACTTCTTTGACGTATGGGTCAATAATCTTATTTTTCTCAGTGGATTCCGAACTGGTTTCGTGAGTGTCGGTTAATCCAGATTGAATACTTTCTTTTTCTGCTTGGTCTGCTTGTTGCCGTGAAATTTCCTTATTCTTTACCATGGCTTCCAAAACGGTATCCCGTCGTGATTTAGCATACTTAGGATTACTGATTGGATCATAGTTGGTAGGGGATTGTGGCATTCCAGCAAGTAATGCTAGTTGGGCTAAGTCTAACTTATCCAATGACTTACCAAAGTAGTATTTTGCGGCGGTTTCCATTCCGTAAACACCATTACCCATGTAGACCTTGTTAATGTAGAATTCCAAAATCTGGTCCTTGCTGTACTTCTTATCTACTTGTAAGGCTAGCCATGCTTCTTGGGCTTTAACCTTTAAGGTTCGATCCGAAGCATCCGTAGAAAAGACGGAGAGCTTTACTAATTGCTGGGTAAGGGTGCTGGCACCCTGTAAACCTAGTGAGGAGCCGGTAAAGTTAGCCAGTGCAGCCCCCACGATCCGAACTGGGTCAATCCCGTTGTTCTTATAGAAACGCCGATCTTCGATGGAAACAATGGCGTGTTTTAAGGTTTTAGGGATGTCTTCTTTTTTTACATACTCACGGTTCTGAGAACCTAAGCGAGTTAACACCTTACCATCTTTATCGTAAATCACGGTAGCATTATCACTAGACAACTGCGCTTCAGTAATCTTAGGTGCGCTTTGGGCGTAATACATAAATAAACCGCCCCCAAACACAATTAAAGCAACTAAAAAGCCTAAAGCCGTCAGTAGTAATTTCTTAACCCACGAAGAGGGGCCCCCTTTATTAGAATGGGAACGTTGCATTTCCGAATGTTGCGTTCGCCGCAGGGGCTGCTCACGATTGTTATTTCTACTATTCATATCTAATCTCCTTGCTCTTTAAAAATCGATTCGCTATATGATTTGATCTACCGCATCCAGGTATGGAATCAACGGGTTGATCTGGTAATTAATCTCGTAACCACTTTTTTCGAATTCAGAAAGCGGAATCGATTTTCGACCACCATTTTTGATATTTTTCCAAAACTTGAATAAGTCTGTTGCCGGTAGCAAAAATATCTTATCCAATTTTACAAATTTTACTATGGTAAAGCAAACGCCACCGACTTTTTGGCACTGTTCCATGTGGGTAATTTGATGTTCGTGAAAGTTACTTAATGGAAAGGAAGTTTTATTAGTAGTTTCCTTTGCATCAAAGTCAATGTATTTACCCTGATATACGCCGTTATAATCGGTAGTAGAAGCCTTGCTGAAGTATGCTTCTTTAATTCGCGCGGCACTTCGTTTAGGATAATCCACCTTTACAATTTGAATAGGGGTCGGCTTCTTATGTATTACGGCAACCCCACGCGATAAGTAGTAACGGTTGCTTTCGTTAATTTCTTCTTCTAAAGACATTCCCCGCTTTCCGTAAATGGGTACGGTTGGTTTTTGTGAATGGTCGGCACTTGAATGGTTATTAAGCGTCGAGCCAGTTGGGTACTTAAATTTCACGGTTCATCCTCCTGATAGCTTATTATACTATGCTAATTAGTCCTTTAGATTACAAAAGACTTAAAAATGAGGTTGATAAAAAACATTTTTATTTTTTTACGTATCTATAATGTAGTAAACTTCAACTGTAGATATTAAGAAACGGGAGCGAGAAAATGAGCCGGTTATGGTTAACGGGATACCGCAGTTATGAATTGGGAATTTTTTCAGATAGTGATCCTAAATTAGAGGTAATTAAGTTTGCTTTAAAAAATAGGTTGATTGAAAAAGTGGAAACGGGGACTACTTGGGTCATTGCGGGTCCGCAGTTAGGAACTGAACAATGGGGACTCACGGTCGCTAATGAATTAAAAAAAGACTATCCGGAATTACAAACGGCACTAATGGCCCCTTTCGCAGACTTCGGTAAGCAGTGGAAGCCAGAAAAGCAAGAACAGTTATCCGCGTTAAAATCCAAAGTAAATTTTTACGGTCAGGTCAGCGACTTGCCATACCAAAGTCCCCAACAATTAAAAAATTATCAAAGTTTTATGTTAGAACATACCGATGAAGCACTTTTGTTATATGATAGTGAGCGGGAAGGAAAAACTAAATATGATTTAACGGCAATTCAAAGATACCAAAACCAAAATGCGTATGACCTTACCACCATCGATTTTTATGATTTAGAAGATGAAGCTAACGCATACGCAGAAAACCATGAATAATTCTTTGAATTTCCAAGAAGTTTTGATACAATAGGATACAGTTATTTGATCAATAGTAATCAACGAGGTGCAGCAATGGACAACATTAATTTTACTCCAAAGGATATTTTGCAAAAAGAATTCAAACCGAAGATGCGGGGTTATGACCCGGCAGATGTCGATACTTTCTTAGATTCCGTAATTAAGGATTACGAAAACTTTGGGAAGGAAATCGAACGGCTTAAAGACGAAAATGAACGGTTATCAGATAAGGTTGACGAATTAGGTAAGCAAGTTTCCGCTGGTGCAACCGTTGAAGAATCAGCACCCGTTAGTGGGGCAACTAATGTGGATGTCTTGAAACGTTTATCCAATCTTGAACGTCGCGTGTTTGGTGCTCAACTTGAAGATAACGGCAACGATTCGCATCGAATCTAAATTAAATATCATTTTGTAAATCTCGGGTAATTGCGGCTAACATCGGTTAGCTGAGGAAAGTCCATGCTCGCACAAGCTGCGATGCTTGTAGTGTTCGTGCCCGGTGAAAAAATAAGCTGGGGCATCTGTTTTCAGATGACGGCAAGCCAACGAGCTAAAGCTTCGGCCATGCTCTAGTAGCTTTGAAAAGTGCCACAGAGACGATCTTATTAAGAAATTAATAAGTTGGAACGCGGTAAACCCCTCGAGCGGGAAACCCAAACTATGGTAGGGGAGCTTCACATCGTGGAAATGAACTAAGATGTGGGGGCAGATTTTAAATCTGCAGATAGATGATTACCCAAATTTAAATTTTTCCTGAGAATTTATTTTGGACAAAACATGGCTTATAGAGGTTTACAAATTCAGGGAGGCTAGGGTGAAAGTTTACTTTTATCCTAGCCTTTTATTTTACTAATAAACAATTCTAGTAGGGAAGTTATCATGAAAAATTACAAATTATTAGCAACCATGGCAAGTGGTTTAGAAAGTTTAACTAAAAATGAACTCAAAGATTTAGGCTACGCTGTCCAAACGGAAAATGGACGAGTTCGTTTTGAAGGAACTTTTGAAGACATTATCCGTACTAATTTATGGCTACGGACTGCCGATCGAATCAAAATTATTGTGGGAGAATTTAAAGCGGTCACTTTTGACGAACTGTTTGAACAGGTTAAAGCACTCCCTTGGGACGAGTTAATTCCCATTAATGGCGAATTTCCGGTGAACGGAAAATCTAAAAAATCACAATTACATAGTGTGCCCGACGTTCAAGCGATTACTAAGAAGGCGATT encodes:
- a CDS encoding penicillin-binding protein, which encodes MNSRNNNREQPLRRTQHSEMQRSHSNKGGPSSWVKKLLLTALGFLVALIVFGGGLFMYYAQSAPKITEAQLSSDNATVIYDKDGKVLTRLGSQNREYVKKEDIPKTLKHAIVSIEDRRFYKNNGIDPVRIVGAALANFTGSSLGLQGASTLTQQLVKLSVFSTDASDRTLKVKAQEAWLALQVDKKYSKDQILEFYINKVYMGNGVYGMETAAKYYFGKSLDKLDLAQLALLAGMPQSPTNYDPISNPKYAKSRRDTVLEAMVKNKEISRQQADQAEKESIQSGLTDTHETSSESTEKNKIIDPYVKEVLTDLKDKGFDTTKGGLKVYTNMDYAAQKKLYELANDDQTVNFNDDEIQVGATMVDNKTGKIVAMLGGRKTGDVTYGLNRAVQTDRSSGSTAKPLMDYGPAFEYLKWPTYRKVKDIPFTYPGTNTKLYDFDHQFKGTMTVRDALIQSRNVPAIRTLQDVGISKASDFLEGLGITNKDGYTLSNGIGLYVSTLQEAAAYAAFANGGIYHKPTYIHKVVTNDGKIYKYKSKGSRAMSKATAFLMTSILKGVTTDSNGSGRAANLPGINMASKTGTVAYSKKATEAYDIPSNASSDSWMTGYTKDYSLSVWTGFDHPNSTTGYLTQEQTNLAQYLWKYMIYYMSQFSSNADWSMPSSVGKKGENEYYQIGEDYDDSGKSDDYAKNNKRSYSSIFSSSSSSSHSSKSSSSDKDDDQDNQDESKNEDDNSSSVASSSSSSSFSSSEPSSSAGVSSSATPSAETTAASSNN
- the recU gene encoding Holliday junction resolvase RecU, which codes for MKFKYPTGSTLNNHSSADHSQKPTVPIYGKRGMSLEEEINESNRYYLSRGVAVIHKKPTPIQIVKVDYPKRSAARIKEAYFSKASTTDYNGVYQGKYIDFDAKETTNKTSFPLSNFHEHQITHMEQCQKVGGVCFTIVKFVKLDKIFLLPATDLFKFWKNIKNGGRKSIPLSEFEKSGYEINYQINPLIPYLDAVDQII
- a CDS encoding DUF1273 domain-containing protein, which codes for MSRLWLTGYRSYELGIFSDSDPKLEVIKFALKNRLIEKVETGTTWVIAGPQLGTEQWGLTVANELKKDYPELQTALMAPFADFGKQWKPEKQEQLSALKSKVNFYGQVSDLPYQSPQQLKNYQSFMLEHTDEALLLYDSEREGKTKYDLTAIQRYQNQNAYDLTTIDFYDLEDEANAYAENHE
- the gpsB gene encoding cell division regulator GpsB; the protein is MDNINFTPKDILQKEFKPKMRGYDPADVDTFLDSVIKDYENFGKEIERLKDENERLSDKVDELGKQVSAGATVEESAPVSGATNVDVLKRLSNLERRVFGAQLEDNGNDSHRI